From Deltaproteobacteria bacterium, a single genomic window includes:
- a CDS encoding EVE domain-containing protein, with product MATRWLFKSEPSVYSYQQLVKDKKTVWDGVANFLALKHVKDIKKGELIFIYHTGDEKAAVGVARALSGAYPDPEKDDPRLLVVDVEPVRALAKPVTLAQVKAHPKLKNFDLVKNSRLSMMKVTDEQWEIMEEMAKK from the coding sequence ATGGCAACGCGTTGGTTATTTAAAAGTGAGCCATCGGTCTATTCCTATCAACAATTGGTCAAAGACAAGAAGACCGTGTGGGACGGGGTGGCCAATTTTCTGGCGCTCAAGCATGTCAAGGACATAAAAAAGGGCGAGCTGATTTTTATTTATCACACCGGCGACGAAAAAGCCGCAGTGGGCGTGGCGCGCGCGTTAAGCGGTGCCTATCCCGATCCTGAAAAAGACGACCCGCGGTTGTTGGTGGTCGACGTCGAGCCGGTGCGGGCGCTGGCCAAGCCGGTGACATTGGCGCAAGTCAAAGCCCATCCGAAGTTGAAGAACTTTGATCTGGTCAAGAACTCACGGCTGTCGATGATGAAAGTCACCGACGAGCAGTGGGAGATCATGGAAGAGATGGCCAAGAAATAA
- a CDS encoding UbiD family decarboxylase, giving the protein MAAQSSSANSNKESPMATAAATQAPSSSVCDLRDWLKDVKRLEQLEQISGAHWNLEIGALTEIILERLSTPPAVVFDNVPGFDPGRRVLVNMLETLERTALTLNLPLDLKIIPLIDALRAKLRAMQPVKANVVKTGPIFENVERGDQIDLTKFPVPFWHKGDGGRYLGTAHLVVTRDPETDVENVGCYRVMLQDKDKVGLYISPGKHGKMHYEKAMKAGKTFPVAMAFGQHPLLYVASSQAVPFGVNEYDWAGGLIGQPIDVIEGPITGLHFPANSEIVIEGEIVPGETMQEGPFGEWPGYYASANRPEPFVRVKALYYRNEPIICGAAPFKPTIHGMYRSCLRAATVWNGMEQAGVPDIKGVYLPPPAQRFMIVVAIKQRYPGHAKQAALVACQCHAGAYLGRYVVVVDDDIDITDTNEVLWAICTRTDPALHMDLLRRTWSGPLDPIIPPGQKGLNSRMIIEAVRPWEWRDKFPATSAITDETRREYSTKWAKQLANVQARQAQARFRQD; this is encoded by the coding sequence ATGGCAGCACAGTCAAGCTCAGCGAATAGCAATAAGGAGTCCCCTATGGCGACGGCAGCGGCGACCCAGGCCCCATCCAGCTCAGTGTGCGATCTGCGCGATTGGCTCAAAGACGTCAAGCGCCTCGAACAGTTGGAGCAAATTTCCGGCGCGCATTGGAATCTCGAGATCGGCGCGCTCACGGAAATTATTCTTGAACGGCTGTCGACACCGCCAGCGGTGGTCTTTGACAACGTGCCGGGCTTCGATCCTGGCCGGCGCGTCCTGGTCAACATGCTGGAGACTCTGGAGCGCACGGCGCTGACGCTTAACTTGCCGCTCGATCTCAAAATCATTCCGCTGATCGACGCCCTGCGCGCCAAACTGCGCGCCATGCAGCCGGTCAAAGCCAACGTGGTCAAGACCGGGCCCATATTTGAAAATGTCGAGCGCGGCGATCAGATCGACCTAACCAAATTTCCCGTGCCGTTCTGGCACAAAGGCGACGGCGGCCGCTATCTCGGTACCGCTCACCTGGTGGTCACCCGCGATCCCGAAACCGATGTGGAAAACGTCGGCTGCTATCGCGTGATGCTGCAGGATAAGGACAAAGTCGGTTTGTACATATCGCCGGGCAAGCACGGCAAGATGCATTACGAAAAGGCCATGAAGGCGGGCAAGACTTTCCCAGTGGCGATGGCTTTCGGCCAGCATCCACTGCTTTATGTTGCGTCATCGCAGGCCGTGCCGTTTGGCGTCAACGAGTACGACTGGGCCGGCGGCTTGATTGGCCAACCCATTGACGTGATCGAAGGGCCTATCACCGGGCTGCATTTTCCTGCCAACTCGGAGATTGTCATCGAGGGCGAGATCGTGCCGGGGGAAACGATGCAAGAAGGGCCCTTCGGTGAGTGGCCGGGCTATTACGCCAGCGCCAACCGGCCTGAGCCGTTTGTGCGCGTCAAGGCGCTCTACTATCGCAACGAGCCGATCATCTGCGGCGCTGCGCCGTTTAAGCCGACGATACACGGCATGTACCGCTCCTGCTTGCGCGCGGCGACGGTTTGGAACGGCATGGAGCAAGCCGGCGTGCCCGACATCAAAGGCGTTTATCTGCCGCCGCCGGCGCAACGCTTCATGATCGTGGTGGCGATCAAGCAGCGCTACCCCGGGCACGCCAAACAGGCGGCGTTGGTGGCGTGCCAGTGTCATGCCGGGGCCTATCTCGGTCGCTATGTGGTTGTCGTCGACGACGATATCGACATCACCGATACCAACGAGGTCCTGTGGGCGATCTGCACCCGGACGGATCCGGCCCTTCACATGGACCTGCTGCGTCGCACCTGGAGCGGCCCGCTCGACCCCATTATCCCTCCAGGCCAAAAGGGCCTTAACTCGCGCATGATCATCGAAGCCGTGCGGCCTTGGGAATGGCGCGATAAGTTCCCGGCCACCAGCGCGATCACCGATGAGACCCGCCGGGAGTATTCGACCAAATGGGCCAAGCAGCTTGCGAATGTCCAGGCGCGCCAGGCCCAGGCTCGTTTCCGCCAAGACTAG
- a CDS encoding methyltransferase domain-containing protein: MADEHKHGHKGEHAHGHDHGHDHGHSQSHGEHKQDHEPKAHSHDHGHEHEHSHGEHSHSHDAHGHGHGHAHGHSHDHGHGLDHKSRFHDPAHARDFDSRGLSDMRTDLTEKLIEALTLKGGEAILDLATGTGRVARPLSKKLKGGRIVGVDEAMAMLDVGHHHKDPIEHYEQSAGQADKLPFKTGTFDRAFVSFSLHHFGNPAGVVAEVLRVLKPSGRFVVVDPIIEEAKDAVDSALEAKINQVFRRTHGDGFKFHTSSSIQRLLSKAGYRVPRVNVLSYSFNQEGMDGIPTGRHWLEAALELEKEAPELAERMKKNYFTWHSHGDHAHVKGSFSYAVITGVKPA; this comes from the coding sequence ATGGCGGACGAACATAAGCACGGACACAAGGGCGAGCATGCACATGGGCATGACCATGGCCACGATCATGGACACTCCCAGTCCCATGGCGAGCATAAGCAGGATCACGAGCCTAAAGCGCATAGCCACGATCACGGCCATGAGCATGAGCATAGTCATGGCGAGCACTCGCATAGTCATGATGCGCATGGCCACGGCCATGGTCACGCGCATGGCCATTCGCACGATCACGGCCATGGACTCGATCATAAGTCGCGCTTTCACGATCCGGCGCACGCGCGAGACTTCGATAGCCGCGGCTTGTCCGACATGCGCACCGACTTGACCGAGAAACTCATCGAAGCGTTGACGCTCAAGGGCGGCGAAGCGATTCTCGATTTGGCCACCGGCACCGGCCGGGTGGCGCGGCCGCTGTCCAAGAAGCTCAAAGGCGGCCGCATTGTCGGCGTCGATGAAGCGATGGCGATGCTCGACGTCGGCCACCACCACAAAGATCCGATCGAGCATTATGAACAGTCCGCCGGCCAGGCGGACAAGCTGCCGTTCAAGACCGGCACCTTCGACCGTGCCTTTGTCTCGTTTAGCTTGCACCATTTCGGCAATCCCGCCGGCGTAGTAGCCGAAGTGCTGCGGGTGTTGAAGCCGAGCGGGCGTTTCGTGGTCGTCGATCCGATCATCGAAGAAGCCAAGGACGCGGTCGATAGCGCGTTGGAGGCCAAGATCAATCAGGTTTTCCGGCGCACCCATGGCGACGGTTTCAAATTTCACACCTCCAGCAGCATTCAACGCTTGCTCTCCAAGGCGGGCTACCGCGTGCCGCGGGTGAATGTGCTTTCCTATTCCTTCAATCAAGAAGGCATGGACGGCATCCCCACCGGGCGCCATTGGCTCGAGGCCGCGCTGGAATTAGAGAAGGAAGCGCCGGAGCTGGCCGAGCGCATGAAGAAAAACTATTTTACCTGGCATTCGCACGGCGATCATGCCCATGTGAAGGGCAGTTTTTCCTACGCCGTGATCACCGGAGTAAAGCCGGCGTAA
- a CDS encoding cupin domain-containing protein, which translates to MKLEELDSQLEKNQLSGFWRTRVPGHASEAPYLWKWEPLLDGLLKASETIGIDQAERRAIRLVSPHLPIKSTSHTLQITFSIVNPGEVAKAHRHNMAAIRFVVQGKGAYTAVDGEKFFMEEGDLILTPNWTWHDHHNESQDPIIWLDGLDGPLIQSLNVLFFEDAEKPEQEITRQTGESLSRMGFARTTKPNESFKRGTPFRYSFVDTYKALKAMTEADRDPYDGILLRYINPATGGYTYPTMSCEIQMLNAKDVTKLHRHTSTALYHVNKGQGRTRVGEGYLEWKKGDSFVVPLWQWHAHENLGSDEAILFSMNDRPVMEALQLYREESAS; encoded by the coding sequence ATGAAGCTTGAAGAGCTTGACAGCCAGCTTGAGAAGAATCAACTCTCGGGCTTTTGGCGCACGCGCGTGCCGGGGCACGCGTCCGAGGCGCCCTACCTATGGAAATGGGAGCCGCTGCTCGACGGTTTGCTCAAGGCGAGTGAGACCATCGGCATCGATCAAGCGGAGCGGCGCGCGATTCGCTTGGTGAGCCCGCATTTGCCGATCAAATCGACCTCGCACACGCTGCAAATTACGTTTTCCATCGTCAACCCCGGCGAAGTGGCCAAAGCGCACCGACACAACATGGCGGCGATTCGCTTCGTCGTCCAAGGCAAAGGCGCCTATACCGCGGTGGACGGCGAAAAGTTTTTCATGGAAGAGGGCGATCTGATCTTGACGCCCAATTGGACTTGGCACGACCATCACAACGAATCACAAGATCCGATCATCTGGCTCGATGGCCTCGACGGACCGCTGATTCAGTCGTTGAACGTGTTGTTTTTCGAGGATGCGGAAAAGCCCGAGCAGGAGATTACGCGCCAGACCGGCGAATCTTTGAGCCGCATGGGTTTTGCGCGCACGACTAAACCGAACGAATCGTTCAAGCGCGGCACGCCGTTTCGCTACTCATTCGTAGACACTTACAAGGCGCTGAAGGCGATGACCGAGGCCGATCGCGATCCCTACGACGGGATTTTGCTGCGCTACATCAATCCCGCGACCGGCGGCTATACCTACCCGACCATGTCGTGCGAAATTCAAATGCTCAACGCGAAGGATGTCACCAAGCTCCATCGCCACACGAGCACGGCGCTTTATCACGTCAACAAAGGTCAGGGCCGCACCAGGGTCGGCGAGGGCTATCTTGAATGGAAAAAGGGCGATTCCTTCGTGGTCCCCCTTTGGCAGTGGCACGCTCATGAAAACTTGGGCAGCGACGAGGCCATTCTTTTTTCGATGAACGATCGCCCGGTGATGGAAGCGCTGCAGCTCTATCGCGAAGAATCGGCCAGCTGA
- a CDS encoding ABC transporter substrate-binding protein, which produces MASPIHVRLASRAYDGVLPILRGQMKIPGFEFDVTETEDVPGMFAGMFKGQYDISEMSLGELIYYTSRGKADFVAIPVFPSRMFRHGFIFTRKASNIRTPSDLSGKKIGFLRWVQTAAIWMRGMLIDEYGVSAKNSEWYVASIHHWDDHDPGATVEPRDGSVIRMIENSGKNTSERACKAIFDGQVDALGVTESQFATLLANDTVKKLFENSREVEASYFRKTKILPIMHVLAMQKSLAEKHPELPAQLFRLYVEAKSWGQRWRRAVPSLAEAWPNPYIEAEQEIFQCDPWAYGLEANRHVLNRFFAYCDAQGVTARTTAPEEIFHGSTVKLSE; this is translated from the coding sequence ATGGCTTCTCCCATTCACGTTCGGCTCGCGAGCCGCGCCTACGACGGTGTTTTGCCGATCCTGCGCGGCCAGATGAAAATTCCCGGGTTCGAATTTGACGTCACCGAAACCGAGGACGTGCCCGGCATGTTCGCCGGCATGTTCAAAGGACAGTACGATATTTCGGAGATGTCGCTCGGCGAATTGATTTATTATACCTCGCGCGGCAAGGCGGATTTTGTCGCGATCCCGGTCTTTCCCTCGCGCATGTTTCGCCACGGCTTTATCTTCACGCGCAAGGCTTCGAACATCAGAACCCCAAGCGATCTGAGCGGCAAGAAAATCGGCTTTCTTCGTTGGGTGCAAACCGCGGCGATCTGGATGCGCGGCATGTTGATCGACGAGTACGGTGTGTCGGCGAAAAATTCCGAATGGTATGTCGCTTCGATTCATCACTGGGACGATCACGATCCCGGCGCGACGGTCGAGCCGCGCGACGGTTCGGTGATCCGCATGATTGAAAACAGCGGCAAGAACACTTCCGAGCGCGCTTGCAAGGCTATTTTCGATGGCCAGGTCGATGCGCTGGGCGTGACCGAGTCGCAATTTGCCACACTGCTCGCCAACGACACCGTCAAGAAGTTGTTTGAGAACTCTCGTGAAGTCGAAGCCAGCTATTTTCGCAAGACCAAGATCTTGCCGATCATGCACGTGCTGGCGATGCAAAAATCGCTGGCGGAAAAACATCCGGAGCTGCCGGCGCAGCTGTTTCGTCTCTACGTCGAAGCCAAAAGCTGGGGCCAGCGCTGGCGGCGGGCGGTTCCCAGCCTGGCCGAGGCTTGGCCCAATCCGTACATCGAGGCGGAACAAGAAATTTTTCAGTGCGATCCCTGGGCGTACGGCTTGGAAGCCAATCGCCACGTGTTGAATCGCTTTTTCGCCTATTGCGATGCCCAGGGCGTGACCGCGAGAACCACGGCCCCTGAAGAAATCTTTCATGGCAGCACAGTCAAGCTCAGCGAATAG